One genomic window of Hyperolius riggenbachi isolate aHypRig1 chromosome 7, aHypRig1.pri, whole genome shotgun sequence includes the following:
- the LOC137525499 gene encoding up-regulator of cell proliferation-like produces MEETTEYFKNILAWLKMENCGLSELTLRDILNIGLESLNIHKLQKNEDAPWCTLSKIMSLDSTARNTQLEPDTSVSESSEDPFDMYNDTQNPNYINPLDVLCALLHCSDSFLQQEIVTKMSMCQFAVPLLLPAVDVSKCTFMLWAMRDIVKKWRPQSLAHSKGFREENVINISMPLISFVRLGKNKLSKSKILNQILNPPQQHHNFFIHDNVDGGNTKRKISKGLVEICWYFPSGKSGVFPEPFAVTNLRGDLESNWDQFTFLTQISTAVFIFLETINNSEFQLLSNCSQSDTVFYFVVSPGLGKDITKETQNILLNLLPILRIDKTNCIVKRKIDNDADIMIKIQIKCKHILENCHKSVSLRAIPRDFSGHPFVIDEDTEECQRAREHADKITREIQDVAVYKSKTMILQRNLWKDLSKIEKELCRMRKQGDKNAETHRSNLLTQRNTLYTQQYQHQMPKAMKLFTTALSDLSEKERQYFLKWMKFNLDAVARKNLSKLQAIYKERCEDLTNNAQDLQDLDKKISDSSLGTEHFLRELGQFYEAECSMIKQEHIQEHERSFTKLPEIAANLLLDGFPLELIDGDASNIPLQWITDVFTELDKKTGRQCRMRVISVLGVQSTGKSTLLNTMFGLQFPVASGRCTRGAFMTLLKVKENFQEQLGCHFILVIDTEGLKAPELASLEDSYQHDNELATLVVGLSDITIVNMAMENTTQMKDTLQIVVHAFLRMNEVGKKPKCQFVHQNVSDLSAHDKNMRERKKFLEQLDEMTKLAAKMEKRSGITKFTDIMKYDLNKDSWYIPGLWQGDPPMAPVNLGYSSNLLELKRHLFKFMEDQKCIDHASTISDFIIWIESLWKSVKHEKFIFCFRNSLVAKAYNKLSTQYSSWEWDFCKTIHNWVISIENSIRNNSGEICDGNSDELENILLEEENKMSVSLEKYFENSENAKLIERYKEEFKLCIKSLKSELERKARDRCHKAVSIQKGKIKLYNIQRTYQTAIENKITNALEKYREAKQEPSEMEIKKEFESEWQKTLTELQFDQLERCNVDQSVLALIKKDMSNKGPHINEALINIRSLHQYTEHCFIIDEKHIDLTWTSFAKYQMFVKQELKDKIGNLASSIIRMCDEYVQEEITSINGYDEMHSKQLLHVINTELSSKYVKKLHFTLQFELDIKLHIFGNAAQVFEKLQEKFIQDNDPRLCLEKLKPQYWSTFLNIFHKKDEGPSRAIHFCDRCLKPAVEDYVFKHLGQKILDDILNSNNNAIFSSKSCFQSHILTELLEEMSFQKCVDYINSYEAFTEQWLLSYLRKKYFNSPALEALQKEILLSIDKKLRTALKSESCRQCNTVPIFLQQFCENLKSELVIPQNEMNFIALHSSEKVEQFSQEVEKHLEGTEQQIQIEFGSMDIDSMFSRLTVKPQDELSRRLIGCGKQCPFCKVPCEAGGTNHANHIASVHRPQGMGNYKWEDSEKLIADICSTLVISSCTFKNVDTGWEWNPYKDYQTYYPDWTIQPDSSIECSDYWKFMFVNLNQQFANEYKTEPADLPELWKQITKQQALLSLKKSFSLI; encoded by the coding sequence agtATTTTAAAAATATCCTTGCATGGCTGAAGATGGAGAATTGTGGGCTTTCAGAGTTAACACTGAGAGATATTTTAAATATTGGATTAGAAAGCCTTAACATTCACAAATTACAAAAGAATGAAGATGCACCTTGGTGTACCCTCAGCAAGATTATGTCCTTGGACAGTACAGCAAGAAACACCCAGCTTGAACCCGATACATCTGTATCAGAGAGCAGTGAAGATCCATTTGATATGTATAATGATACCCAAAATCCAAATTACATCAACCCTCTAGATGTCCTGTGTGCTCTTCTACATTGCTCAGACAGTTTCCTACAACAAGAAATTGTAACCAAAATGTCCATGTGTCAGTTTGCTGTCCCTCTGCTGCTCCCTGCAGTAGATGTGTCGAAATGCACCTTCATGCTGTGGGCAATGAGGGACATTGTGAAGAAGTGGAGGCCCCAGTCATTAGCTCACAGTAAAGGGTTCAGAGAAGAAAATGTAATCAATATTTCCATGCCACTGATTTCTTTTGTAAGACTGGGGAAAAACAAACTATCCAAATCTAAGATTCTCAATCAAATTCTTAATCCACCTCAACAACATCACAACTTCTTCATACATGATAATGTAGATGGTGGAAACACTAAAAGGAAAATATCTAAAGGTCTTGTGGAAATCTGCTGGTATTTTCCTTCTGGTAAATCTGGTGTGTTTCCAGAACCATTTGCAGTGACCAATCTACGTGGAGATCTGGAATCCAACTGGGACCAATTTACGTTTCTGACTCAGATCTCAACAGCTGTGTTTATATTTCTTGAAACAATTAATAACTCAGAATTCCAACTGTTATCAAACTGTAGTCAGAGCGACACtgtgttttattttgttgtttCCCCAGGTCTTGGAAAGGATATTACTAAAGAAACGCAAAACATTCTACTGAATCTTTTACCAATATTAAGAATTGATAAAACAAATTGTATCGTAAAAAGAAAAATAGATAATGATGCAGATATAATGATAAAAATCCAAATAAAATGTAAACATATTCTAGAGAATTGCCACAAAAGTGTATCTCTGAGAGCCATACCAAGAGACTTCAGTGGTCATCCTTTTGTAATAGATGAAGACACTGAGGAATGCCAGAGAGCAAGAGAACATGCAGATAAAATTACAAGAGAAATACAGGACGTGGCAGTGTATAAAAGTAAAACAATGATATTGCAAAGAAATCTATGGAAAGATTTGTCTAAAATAGAAAAAGAACTTTGCAGGATGAGAAAACAAGGAGACAAAAATGCAGAAACACATCGGTCTAATCTCTTAACACAACGCAATACCCTTTATACACAACAATATCAGCATCAAATGCCAAAAGCAATGAAGTTGTTTACCACAGCTCTTAGTGATTTATCTGAGAAAGAGAGGCAGTATTTTCTTAAATGGATGAAATTCAATCTAGATGCTGTTGCTAGAAAAAATCTGTCTAAACTACAAGCAATTTATAAGGAGAGATGTGAAGATCTGACAAATAATGCACAAGATCTCCAGGACTTAGATAAGAAAATCTCTGACAGCTCCTTGGGAACAGAACATTTCCTGCGTGAACTGGGTCAGTTTTATGAGGCTGAATGTTCAATGATAAAACAAGAACATATCCAAGAACATGAAAGATCGTTTACCAAGCTTCCAGAAATAGCAGCAAATTTACTGTTGGATGGGTTTCCATTAGAGCTGATAGATGGAGATGCCTCTAATATCCCCCTGCAATGGATAACTGATGTCTTTACTGAACTTGACAAGAAGACAGGTAGGCAATGCAGAATGAGAGTAATATCTGTGCTGGGAGTGCAGAGTACAGGGAAATCTACCCTACTGAACACCATGTTTGGTTTGCAGTTCCCGGTGGCCAGTGGGAGATGCACACGGGGAGCTTTCATGACTCTACTTAAAGTGAAAGAGAATTTCCAGGAGCAGCTCGGTTGTCACTTTATCCTGGTAATTGACACTGAAGGGCTTAAAGCTCCTGAGCTGGCCTCTCTAGAAGACAGTTATCAACATGACAATGAGCTGGCCACACTGGTAGTTGGGTTGAGTGACATCACCATAGTCAATATGGCCATGGAAAACACAACACAAATGAAAGACACTCTACAGATTGTGGTTCATGCTTTTCTCAGAATGAATGAAGTTGGAAAGAAACCCAAGTGTCAGTTTGTACATCAGAATGTGAGTGATTTATCTGCTCATGATAAAAACATGAGAGAAAGGAAAAAGTTTCTAGAACAGTTGGATGAAATGACAAAACTTGCTGCCAAAATGGAGAAAAGAAGTGGGATCACAAAATTCACAGATATAATGAAGTACGACCTCAATAAAGACAGCTGGTACATTCCAGGCCTGTGGCAAGGAGATCCACCAATGGCTCCAGTAAATCTTGGATATAGTTCTAATCTACTTGAACTGAAAAGGCATCTGTTTAAATTTATGGAAGATCAAAAGTGTATTGACCATGCATCAACTATTTCTGATTTCATTATATGGATAGAAAGCTTATGGAAATCTGTGAAACATGAAAAATTTATCTTCTGTTTCAGAAACAGCCTGGTGGCCAAAGCCTACAACAAGTTGTCCACACAATACTCCTCATGGGAATGGGATTTCTGTAAAACAATTCACAACTGGGTGATTAGCATCGAGAATTCAATTAGAAATAATTCTGGAGAAATATGTGATGGTAACTCAGATGAACTAGAAAATATTCTTCTAGAGGAAGAAAACAAAATGTCAGTATCATTGGAGAAATActttgaaaactctgaaaatgcCAAACTCATAGAGCGTTACAAAGAAGAATTTAAATTatgtataaaaagtttaaaaagtgaaCTGGAAAGAAAGGCTCGCGATAGATGTCACAAGGCTGTTTCTATCCAGAAAGGGAAAATAAAACTTTACAACATACAGAGAACATACCAGACAGCGATAGAAAATAAAATAACCAATGCCCTGGAAAAATACAGGGAGGCTAAACAGGAACCAAGTGAAATGGAAATCAAGAAAGAGTTTGAGTCAGAGTGGCAGAAAACCTTGACTGAGTTGCAATTTGACCAACTTGAAAGATGTAATGTGGACCAATCAGTTCTGGCACTTATTAAAAAAGACATGAGCAACAAaggacctcatattaatgaagcattAATCAACATTAGAAGTTTACATCAATACACAGAGCATTGCTTTATAATAGATGAAAAGCACATTGACCTCACATGGACATCTTTTGCAAAATACCAGATGTTTGTGAAACAAGAACTGAAAGACAAAATTGGTAATCTTGCATCTTCAATAATTAGGATGTGTGATGAGTATGTACAAGAGGAAATAACAAGCATCAATGGCTATGATGAAATGCACTCTAAACAACTGTTACATGTGATTAATACAGAACTCAGCAGTAAATATGTGAAAAAGCTTCACTTTACACTTCAGTTTGAGCTAGATATCAAACTTCACATTTTTGGAAATGCAGCTCAAGTTTTTGAAAAACTGCAGGAAAAATTTATCCAAGATAATGACCCCAGGCTTTGTCTAGAGAAGTTAAAACCTCAATACTGGTCAACATTTCTCAACATCTTCCACAAGAAAGATGAAGGTCCAAGCAGGGCTATCCACTTCTGTGACCGCTGCCTGAAACCAGCAGTAGAGGATTATGTTTTTAAACATCTTGGGCAAAAAATTTTAGATGATATTTTGAATAGTAATAACAATGCCATATTTAGCAGTAAAAGCTGTTTTCAGAGCCACATTTTGACAGAGTTATTAGAAGAAATGTCCTTCCAGAAATGTGTAGACTACATAAATTCATATGAGGCATTTACAGAACAATGGCTACTATCTTACCTGAGAAAAAAATACTTCAATTCTCCGGCTCTGGAAGCTTTGCAGAAGGAAATTCTTCTCTCTATTGACAAGAAGCTTAGAACTGCTTTGAAAAGTGAAAGTTGCAGACAATGCAATACCGTGCCAATTTTTTTGCAACAGTTCTGTGAAAACCTAAAATCTGAATTAGTGATTCCACAGAACGAGATGAACTTCATTGCTCTCCATAGTTCTGAGAAGGTCGAGCAGTTTTCACAGGAAGTTGAGAAACATCTTGAAGGGACAGAACAACAAATCCAAATTGAATTTGGGTCTATGGATATTGACTCCATGTTTTCCAGGTTGACAGTGAAGCCACAGGATGAACTTTCCAGAAGACTGATTGGCTGTGGCAAGCAGTGCCCATTCTGTAAAGTCCCCTGTGAAGCTGGAGGCACAAACCATGCAAATCACATAGCATCTGTTCATAGACCCCAAGGGATGGGAAACTACAAATGGGAGGACAGTGAGAAGCTAATCGCTGACATCTGTTCAACTCTTGTTATATCTAGCTGTACATTCAAAAATGTAGACACAGGCTGGGAATGGAACCCCTACAAGGATTATCAAACATATTATCCAGATTGGACCATTCAGCCGGACTCCAGTATTGAGTGCTCAGATTACTGGAAGTTCATGTTTGTGAATTTAAACCAGCAGTTTGCAAATGAATATAAAACAGAACCAGCTGATCTGCCAGAACTCTGGAAACAAATCACCAAGCAGCAAGCTCTCCTGAGCCTGAAGAAAAGTTTCAGTTTGATTTGA